aatcagaatactatATTAATCCCGGGGTggagattttttgggggggggggggggggggggggggggggggggtaaaatctCAATGAGCATttcacctggttaaataaaagaccATTATTTACAACGACTGAAatgaacattatcataatataggAAATCAGTGTTACTGGGAAGTCTGGTGAGCTGTAGATGTgatatgtaatatttttgtttgtgacacaaaaactactgcagcAGGACCCTGCacagtttaatggaaaaaaaaaaactgttttaatttccatttgtaattttttaaatgattctAACATGTCATCTCGACAGAAGGGACACTGAATCATATAACGATCTCAGGTAGTGTgttacagttgttttatttgttgtgaACTATAGAGCAGGTACGTGGGCTACTATGAGATCATGAAGACTAAGTTCAACCGACAGCTGCCTCCATCAAAAAGCCTGAAGATCAAGAGCATACGCATCCACTCAATAGCAGGTAAATCTGGGAAAAATCTCAAAAATTTGTCAATTTGTGTATCGGTTTGTCCtgttaattcttttattttctttttgtgtaaAGGTGTGGGCAAAGGTGATGGCAGTGATCTCAGGGTGAAGATAATAGTACGGAAGGAGCTggtttttcagtgtgtgtgcgcCAAGCAGGAGAACTGCACTGTAAGTCAGATTTaatacaccagggctgtcaaacatacagcctgtacagggtggggaagcaaaatttacaatattttgaggcagggattgaaagacagtgtatgaccagttagtttattgaaagtcatgagaatttatttgccacaagaaaatttacataatagaaaatgtttttattctatgtgtcctccttctttctcaataactgccttcacacgcttcctgaaagttgcgcaagtgttcctcaaatattcgggtgacaacttctcccattcttctttaatagtatcttccagactttctcgtaatagttttgctcatagtcattctcttctttacattataaacagtctttatggacactccaactagttttgaaatctcctttggtgtgacgagtgcattcagcaaatcacacactctttgacgtttgctttcctgattactcatatgggcaaaagtttctgaaaatgtatggataataatgttaagtatgattatgacatcaatatatgtttggtttcaaaacaattgacgtagtgcctgctgagaaaaaacaactaaatgttcattgtaaattttgcttccccaccctgtatgtgcaaatCCAGCCTgaaaaaagggtccaatccagcccctgggatgaatttgtgatattATTACGTTAATATGAGATAtcaacagtcaaaggtgtcaaaatcattttagttcaggggctacatacagaccagttcaatctcaagtgggacggaccagtaaaatactatcataataacatacagtcgaggaaaaaaatattagacctcccttgttttcttcaatttcttgttcattttaatgcctggtacaactaaaggtagatttgtttggacaaatataatgataacaaaaattgctcataagagtttaatttcagagctgatatctagacattttccatgttttcttgataataaccaaaatcacttaagttcttacatcaatatccatggcattgtactgacaaaaacagtgcatttaggtattccatgttttcttttctgttttagtcacatgatacacacaggtgttagaacttgattgcataaccattgtttctgatgacttttgatggtctaataattttttccatgactgtataaataatgacaactccaaaatattttcattgttttagtgtaaaaaaaaggaaaattacatgaaagtgtttacatttacaaactatcctttcacaaaaaatgtgaataacctgaacaaatatgaacaacctgaagttaagtcagtgcaattttaacaatattctgtctgttactaaaagttCTGTGCcttctgtagatccactgtgatctgtgtgttgcacatgtgtaaatgataatctaaagtgtaattgtgttaaaattagacttatttttcttaagaaatttcagattgttcaggttattcaaattttttaaaggGTAGATTTcagatgttaatattttcataatgtaattttactattttcactgtaaaaggtAGATTagagacattattttttttttttttctggtctgacccacttgaggccatactgggctgtatgtggcccccgtTTCCTATACCACAGTTTCGTTTGTAAAAGGTCATTGTCTCTCCATTCCTCTCTGTAgtttaacttttcataaaagccCATCTAGAGACCGGTGCTGCAAACTAGCTTTTGCTATAAGCactatgatgcatgcatgggatAGCTGTGTTACAGTAGGTCTAtgtcttttgtatctgtccctatcaaataaaccaaataaataaataaaaactaaaataagtttaACATCCCTGAATTACACACACTCATCAAGTCTTATATAATGCAGTTAACTGATCTTCCTGGTTGTTTTTAGGTATTTCCAGATGTGGGCAGTAATGCAGCAGTCATCAGTCTACAAAATGGGCCTGTGGTGGAAGGAGATGTGAAAGTCATGTTTGAGTCAAgcgctgtgagtgtgtgtgtgtgtgtgtgtgtgtgtgtgtgtgtgtatatatatatatatatatatatatatatatatatatatatatatatatatatatatatatatatatatatatatatatatatatatatatatataaaaaagaggaaagctcgGTTAAACTTTAACATTACAATGGTTGGAGTTGTTTCGTACActgatttgttcttttttttcttttagggtcTGCCCAAAGGATATGAAGACGTACCATTCTACTTCTGGTTCAACACCTCCTTCATAGAGAATAACAAGTAcgtttcttttcatttctttcgTAAAAGCTCGCTCTGTTTCCTTGAAGAAGATATGTATTAGGGCTGcgcaatattggaaaaaactgacattgcgattttttttttttttttttttaaaccctgcgatatgaaaaaatattatCCATTATCCATGATTATTTTTCACTATAATGAAATAGTTCTATAGttccagtggtctgagaggaaacaagagttCTACCCACTTCTCtggattctgttttgttttttgctgtaaaaaaaaaaaacaccctatgATGCAGGTTCTGGCCAATCATAGAAGTGTTCAGACAAGTAGGTGGGTtaatatatgattgacagctaCTTTTACTAATCAGAGTCCATCAGATGTGACCTAAATGTGATTCTGCTGCTTTACTATAAGCTTGGAAACATGACTTTGCTTGAAACAGTGTCAGGTTATATAGgactctgttgggtctctgtaaacttgatttgattttgatttgaattgatttgatttgaattgataaagcactttgtgactctgtctgtgaaaagtgctctataaataaaatttacttacttatatttatatttaagctCATGATTTCTACTAAAAGGAGAACATCACAGAAGgaagagttttattttcctttttttttttttaccttgaaacTTGCCATCATGACCTATTTTAAGCATAATGTTGAAGTAGTAATGTAATTTAAAGAGATTACCTTTTCCACTTTTTTGTGCTTGTCCTGTTGGGAAttgaaaataaacatttcttacagcaaaaaaaaaaaaaaaaaaaaaaaaaaggaaaaaatactcTGGAGGATagaatagctgtgtggtgccgacgtaaatggtcaaacaaattagttgtttcctctcgttgtgccGGCAGTGCCTTGCATCTGTTGGCACagaacatgtttcagtatcatccttcttgtagccgaaataattccagatacggacacttttctttttggcaccaagtcttcattttcagtgatttttctcttgtttgttgctcattttttaatgttgttaccagcgacccatgtgcaggggtgtggtctgcttcggcacaCAAATTTAGAAGGATTGCGATTGGTGGATCattgtgcgcagtgtgtgtcaggtacccaggatgaaattaaatgaaaacatgttgagttcatttgcctcttaTATTGTacgacctgcgatgtgactattgcacataCATACACCGCGATgccgatgctcaaacaatatattgtgcagctctaatatgtATAGTCATTGAATTTCAGTAAGGATTGTGTGTTTAtcttatttgtctgtttttcttcacagGCTGTTTCTTCCCAGAGAAGAGCTGGACAACCCACACAAAGCCAAGACCTGGAACCTGTACAAGGAGGACTTTGGCGTCACTATGTCCTTCTCAGATCCCTAATAAAAGCCCTTTAGAAAGATAAGGAGGAGGTGGTTCTTCACAGGTTCAACAAATCTgtaacagtttaaaatatgactGATCATGAACCGctaacgtgaaaaaaaaaaaacatgtataaatTTAGACCTTTCAGATGTGATCACAGACTGCACAGTGAGCATGACACTAAAATTAAAGATGTTGTGAATTTCAGCATGTTGTATTAACTCGTACAGAACACAAAACGCAGGATATGAGCCAAGATCTATGAAAATAATTTGCTAAACTAGTTATATTGGATTAAAACCTTGCAGTACAATTACTCTTCTAATCTTATGAGAAGATATGGTTTGTGGACAGAGGACACACACTACAAGTCAGTACTGTGAATAGGGATGAAGAAACTACAAACATTTCCAGAAATTAActgatttttgtgaatgtatcCTCCTTTAATTACCTATTTTTCTGATGCATCTTTGTAGTTGTGGCTGCTACTGCGTATTAACAGGCGAGTGTTTGACTTGACCAAAGTAGAAACCACAAACACAGGATGTTGAATGAGAAACCAAAATATCTACAGCTCAtaaaaggtacaaaaaaaaaaaaaacctcacacagCACTGGGCTGAACTTGTTCTTTTAGAAGCAGCTATATTCTAATTTACTGCTTAACTGATTAAATTCACTGTAAATCTATCATTACTTACAAACATAAGAGTGCATTAATGTGTTTAAATTGGTATTAAGTTTACCACTTTTTGGTCAAAGAAAGTTACTTGAATGTTGACACCAAAGGTATTAATGTGATTTCAAATTTACTATCACTTTAAAAGATAATCAAGCAACAAATAAATTGGCAAACCTTACCAAAGCAGTTTGTTTAATCATCTTTTTCTTCAGAGTGAACACAACTACTTGACAAGTgatcccatattttattcacaatttatACATCTTCATTAAATTATTGCTGAATTTACAAGTTGAATTACTTGTCACAGTAATTAATACTAGATGGATCATGAGCTGAAAACCATCTCATCTTTGTCAAATTTGAGTCTATTGAACACATTCTCTGCAAAGCCTCAAAATGAACTATCCAGTGAACTAAAGTGCAAACAGAAGAAAACCTCTGAGAAATACTGATTTCTTAAGGTGAATGGGTCTGCACACATGTAGATACAGGATACCAGCTGGTCTGTAGCACTACATGTAAGCAGCTTTAATGATGCAGGGCTGTTGTTAAAGGTAGATACATGTCTTCACATGAATTCCCTGATAAAAAGGCACCTAGAGCAGTAAAgctacataaaaacaaacatgctgTTCAAATCTTGTTCAGCTTTGATCACACCAAGTCACACATGCATTTCCAGTAAACATAACACCATTTTCAACAGTTGTTTTTCACAAGTGGCATTGCAACACTACCTGACAAACCCAAGGTCTGAGTGAAGTCTTTGCGTAAATGTAACTGACAACACAAGGCAGCTCAGACCTCTTTGGTCTCATTACAATCCTGTAACAACAGAAAAACCATTTGGCTTGATTTCATATTTGgtcacattgcttttttttcccctctcccaGTCTGTTCAAGTCCAAGCAACCTCAGGTTAACAGAGGGTTGTTCTGGCTGCCCGGACCATGTTTCCCTTAAAATCATTGAGGAGGTCACACTGTTCGAGCTCATCATAACGTCCGCTTCGCAGAAAGCAGAGCGTGGCAGTTTTGCAGGTCTCTTTGCAGGGTTCTGACACATGACCTTTATGTTTCAAGTACCAGAACTTCTGGAAGACCCTGTCATCTTTTAGAAAGGTCTGCATCAGCCCATCCCAGTCAGAGGGGAACAGACTAGACAGGCCATAGGCTTCTTTGGCGCTGTATAGAAGTGTCCATTTGGGGTCCGTTTGAGGGCTCCAGGGAGCCTGTGGACTGTGGTTTGCCTCTGTGAGGTTGAGGATGTAGGTCTCATGGTCAAGCACCAGTCGAGTGCTCTTTGGGTAATTCCCATCCACATAATAGACACggtaacctggaaaaaaaacaacaaaaccctttTTGTATCTTTTTATAACTAACAATTTTGTTTTCTCTCAAGTCTGTTGGGATTAGCAAAATACAGTCCTCCTCCCTTAGGATCAGAACAGATACCTGATGCCCTTACCTGGGTTAAGGTTACATAGGTGGTGACACTGGGAGCAATGAATGCTACTCCCAGTGGACGGCTCATGGTTTCCTCATCATAAAACATCTGAAACTCATCCCAGTGTGTATGACCAAAAAACTGTCCAGTGATTGTACTTTCATATCTGTAGAATAAAAAAGGACAAGCATAGAAACAATCCCAATAAAACTGGTTAGTCAGTTTCAAACTGTCACATTTCCCGGACCTTGACCTTGAAAAACATAAAACCTGCATATTCATCAACTAAACCAGATGAAAACCACAGACATCTGATTTAGCTATGTAAATAAGAAAACAAGGAAGTAAAACGAATGTTAACTGACGCATTAAGCCTAGCAGCCACTCTACACTTTACTACAACCTTTGCTCAATGTATTACACATGCAAATTGTCATTTAGGCTTAAATAAGCCCAGAGTAGCATTCCCTACCTGTTGACAATGTGATAGTAGTTCCAGCTCCAGCTGTCTAGACATAGGCCTGGTGGAATGTGACCAATGATATGCACCTAAATAAGAGAGAATATACACACATCATTTTAAGTGACAGAAGGGAAGTAAAATCCATTACTTCCATCCTGTAAAAAAGAAGCTGAGGCTAACCCTCAGTGTTCTATCAGCTGTACGTGCTTCCACACCATCCTCACTACTGTGTATTGTTTTCTCTATTCACCTTCTCCCCCTTGTCTTCACTCATCTGGAGAACCTGGACAAGCCACTGCAGTTGATTGGCAGGATCGGTAGAGTTGACCATCAGCCAGAAGTTCTCTCGTGCACAGAAGTTCATGTTGAGAGAGACAACCCTCAAACCAGACTGAATTTCCACAGTGTAAAAACCGCCGTATctgaaattccaaaaaaaaagtccatggaAGTGCACAGTAACGCGAATAGTAGGATGTGAAAGAGAGAAAATGAAATGGGATCATCGGACCTAGGTGCAGTTCCTTTAATGAGTATAGTCTTACCCAGCACagaataaataacacacaataaCTAAATCTTACATTTGGATATTGTAGATACAAAGAAATACTACAAAATTAGCTGAAACCTTAAAGACTTCAAAGCCTGCTCTGGCAACCATGGTGCCCATTCCTCAGCCATTGTGTTGTAGAGCCAGGCAGAAGATCTGTTGCCATGAACAAAGGGTGGAGGAAAGCTGTTCACCGGTGTACTCTCGTGGTTTCCTATAGCAGGGTAAACTGTCACATTAGGTCCCAGGTGTCTGAAAAGAAGACAGCAGGAGAGCAGTCAATAGGTCAGTGTCATCCATGTTATCAATACACTGTAAAAGTCACATAGCTACATGAGAAAGGATGCAGCGTCAGTAGGTATATTCTCATTTTCAATTCCCATTCTCCCATTTTCAATTCATGTATTGCGTATCATTTCCGTCCTCAGCCTCATCTCGGTCGTACCCACACTTACACAAAGGTTAATACTGTAGCAAATACACACATTGGATTTTGCCGTTATGTCAGTAACTGTACTGTCCTCTTAAAAAGACTGGGGAATAAAATGCTAATTCTTGCGATCTAATTTTCATTATTGTCATAATcttgaaaaataataattaccAAGCTTTAAGGTTATATTGTCATGTAAAAAGCAACAAGAATATTtcagtgttctgttttttttttacttaatgtggGAATGTATATTTGGAtgtaaaacaaatattttatcaCAACAGGTATGAATGTTCTTCCAACCTAGTGCCATGCTCTCACCATAAACAATAGTTTAGAAAACTACAAACAATTCTCCTTTAATATTACAAGTGCTTCCAtctcaataataaaaataactgtCTGGTTTCCTCACCCTTCACTCATAACCAAATATCAGCCTTTAAAGAGGGATAATTGTCCTCATTTCCCAGCCCTACATTCCAACTCAATAAAAAAGTAATACTCTTATCTTCACCTAAATACTGCAACTTTAATTGTAAActttttttcaaaaaatattttcttaaaattacTTGTGGATGAGCCTGGAGATGACTGTGAGTTCAGAAAGCTGCTGTTTTCTGGTTTGGGACCAAACATTGTGTGCTGGTATGTCTCCTGTCCAGTAGACCCAGTCCCAGGGTCCAGTTTTCGCAGCATTTTCCAGGAGATTCTCTACTGTTCTTAGAGGCAGGTCACATTTACTGTAGGTTCCCCAGTACCCAGCCTCCCTTCGCCGCCAGCTGGGAGAGCCTGAGTCTTTCCGACAACACAGTGGATCCTTGCAGTCTGCAGCGCTGCCGGCTTCATACTCCTGTCAGTGGAAAACACAGTGTTTAATGAAGGGTTTGATCACAACTAGAATTACAGGTACAAAAACTATAATAACATTATTATGCCTAGGCTATATTTCACTTTTGTTATTACGGTGACACTTGATCCCACTCACTTGATCCCAGTGGATGTCTGTGAGAAACAAGACCCTGCTCTGTGGAGAACCAGGTTTAGGAGGAGAGGGTGGCGTGACTGGGGGCTTGGGGACTTTCGGTAGTGTGACGTTCCAGGGTGCATAGATGTCAAATTTGCCACAAGAGGGGCCAACCAACAGTGCACATGCTTCAGAAGGCCATAGCAGGGACTCCTGCAGGACCCGAATAAAGTCATCCCTGAACAGCTCTGTTATTTCACGACACACCAGCTCATCAGCCAGATGGAGTCGGATACACGCTTCACCAACTGCATGGGCCACTCGCTCTTCATTTGCGTTACTCTGTTAGAGgtaacaaaaaggcagaaaaatcaGAGAAGAGGTATATAACCTCAAACTTCCTTAAAACAAAATTTCTATTATATAAGCAGTTTTCTTTAGGACGCACGCAACAGAGTAATACTCAAGGTCAAGAAACGGATCATATGATCCAAGTGTTTCTACCACATTGTGCTGAATCAATGATAAATCCACAGTTTTTAAGATCAACTGTCATATGTTGCATGCAACTGGAAATGTAAACTTCTATACAGTGGCATGAAAAAAGTGGGAATTAGTCATGAGATCTGAATCAAATTTACAATTATTGACAAAGAAAAGGTTCTTAACCAAATACCACATAAACTATATCATGTCTTTACTGAACACAGCTATTTCATATTCATAGTGCTGCTGGAAGTAGTATGTGAAGCATTAAGCTAAAGAATCTAAAGAGAGCTGATTGGAAAGTTGAGTTAGCATATCTGCATACCTGAAGTCTGATCAATGAAATTACATTTGAGCCAAGTATAGAGCTACTTTGACTTATTAAAAGATTTGCATAACTCTCTGGGGACTCTGGTTTCCTCCACCGCCCAAAAACATGCACTTAATAGGGTGAGTGATCTTTATAAACTGTATGTGTCAATGTGACTGTTGTTCATCTGCTGTACATCAGCTTGCGATGAActgtgacacatccagggtgtggCCCACACTCACCCAAAGGCAGCCGGGACTGGCTCTACAACCCCTGCAACCAGGATTGCACACCAGGATTAagtagttcagaaaatgaatggatgaaagGGGTTAAAAAGTAATGTCAAAAACTTTGGGTATTCACCACATTTAGACAAACCATCTACAAATGGAGACGATTTAGTACTGTGGTTACTCTGATGCCCAGCAAAGTTGATTCCAGGGGTAGAATGCAGAATGCTCAGTACTTTTTTCCCCAGCAGCACTatgaatgtttaatatctgtgttTAACAATGTCATGAAATATTAGAATGGTTTGTGTATTAGGTTAAGGACattgtgtctgtctgtatttgtgaCACAGAAGCAGATCAGATCATATTATATGACCAATTCAAGCAGAAAACTAGGAaatttcaaagggttcacatCCTTTTTCTTACCACTGTACAGAGCAATGTATGAATAGAATTAGAAACCTGGTCACACAACAAAATGACATACATGTTAAAAAAGGGGCATTACTTCTAAAAGTAATTAACATACACtgctggtcaaaagttttagaacaccccaatttttccagttttgtattgaaattcaagcagtttaagtccaacacactactttctgcagtacaatactgttcaagtaatgctcacaacggtattgtaccaaagtgtgttccaacactacttttatgcagacgaagggggttggaaggaattaagaaacgttgggaaacctgtaggaattggtagctccacctttcgaggcttgatcaacctccattgctgcagaactgctttaagtaactgctttaagttgttaacccatttcttgttcactgaaaaaggcctttttgtataattctgaaatgtacattatttttcagttttctttagccttaccttttttttttttttttttacctctggcagttcaccgcttacctttgtaccatttcaagctgttcattggacttgaactgcttgaatttcaatacaaaactgaaaaaattggggtgttctaaaacttttgaccagtagtgtatattTTTTGGGTGTATATGGATTACAATCAGGATTTTGTTTGTTACAGTTGTTCAATTTTTGCATGACTCTTTGTGCTACCTTAAAGGTTTGCAATGACTGTGTATTTTTACCGTCACCATGCAAACTGTATGATTCCAGGAAGATAGCTGGTGCCATGCAAGAGCTAAAAGGGATCTAAGTAAACAACCAACCAACAACCTCAAGTAACACTGTCAGATCAAATTATCCTAGGTGTACTAGTAAGTATACTACCATTAGTGTTATTGGGTTGACTTATTAATATTAAATGAAGTAAAGAACAGGTATTTTACTTATCTTTAGGAAGAAAAGCAGTTGGATTATGTCTGAGCAGTGACTTTTTTTAGTAGAGCAGGTTTTTCACAATACATAATGCAACTTGTTTAGTAAGACTTTACCAGGAGGGCGATGTCGACGATGGTGAAGACAGCTTTGCATATCGGACAGGTAGCATTTCTCCAGTCAAATCTGACATTTAGATGACTCAGGTGGTCCACCAGTCTGGCCTGCTGAGGGCTCTGTGCTGGGAAACACGAGCCAAATGCTAGGAGCACTGTGAAGGTTATCAACCCGAGGACAGTAGCGAAGGGAGCCCCATGGTCCAGACGGTCAACTCTGCGTGGGACAAGAACAAAACCAGGGTGTAAGAGGAGCCGAAGAAAAGACATGCAACACTCCACGTACAGAAAAAAATGACTAACTCGCACCCACAATTAGAAAACACTGAGCACGAGACATCCGGAAACAACCGGCTAAAAAGAGTAGTGTTAGCTAGCTAGCAACAACTGTACCTCCAAACAAAAGATGTCTTCTCAGGACACAGAGGTGAGCAGAGACACGCCAGGACACCTATGGCAGCTTCGAAATCACTTCCATAAACCGTATAGTATAGTGTTACCGGGCTGACAGAATCTTGATGTTGTCCTAAGCGGGTTCACACAGCTGTGTTATGATGCGCCTGTCCCCGTTCTGTCTTATGAGAAACACCGAGTCAGGTGACTGGTCATGTGACTAAAGTTTTTCCCCCTTCCCTTGAACAAAACACCAGACGGTTTCTGTCATTTTACCCCGAAACACTCAACCAAAGTATTCACTGATCTaaagcactaatcctatcaatcctaTTTATactcatgtttttatttcctttatACCCATACTGTATATTTACTACACTTAGTTCCCTTCTATATAGATTTGCATACTGTtaactttaacccagtgtttttcaaccatggggtcgggaccccacgtagggtcgcctggaaatcaaatggggtcacctgaaatttctagtaatggagggtatgcacgtgacgtcaccactagcggaagtcactgcggttctgcccactgagtggcagaaagagggaggtgagtagcggctttggcttgaatactgcgaaaactttagaacaatctaaaaaatggggaagagctgttgtgccactgatcgcacaaataggtttaaaaagcactcggagctatcgttttagcggctacctaaagccaaagacagaagaagcagatggatcgctgcagttcgtagaaataactggaatccaggcaacgaaacctggatttgtgggtgccatttcgtgtcaggtaacgttaatttttgctgtgttcttgtgtaaaatcataccttaaattacatgttgttttggctaacgttacttcttagtaaagctcttaatgttagcatctgtcatttagttctatatttcataactgaaaagtttttgtcttcaattgtgtgatgattctgaacc
The Sphaeramia orbicularis chromosome 14, fSphaOr1.1, whole genome shotgun sequence DNA segment above includes these coding regions:
- the smpd1 gene encoding sphingomyelin phosphodiesterase; this encodes TRLGQHQDSVSPVTLYYTVYGSDFEAAIGVLACLCSPLCPEKTSFVWRVDRLDHGAPFATVLGLITFTVLLAFGSCFPAQSPQQARLVDHLSHLNVRFDWRNATCPICKAVFTIVDIALLSNANEERVAHAVGEACIRLHLADELVCREITELFRDDFIRVLQESLLWPSEACALLVGPSCGKFDIYAPWNVTLPKVPKPPVTPPSPPKPGSPQSRVLFLTDIHWDQEYEAGSAADCKDPLCCRKDSGSPSWRRREAGYWGTYSKCDLPLRTVENLLENAAKTGPWDWVYWTGDIPAHNVWSQTRKQQLSELTVISRLIHKHLGPNVTVYPAIGNHESTPVNSFPPPFVHGNRSSAWLYNTMAEEWAPWLPEQALKSLRYGGFYTVEIQSGLRVVSLNMNFCARENFWLMVNSTDPANQLQWLVQVLQMSEDKGEKVHIIGHIPPGLCLDSWSWNYYHIVNRYESTITGQFFGHTHWDEFQMFYDEETMSRPLGVAFIAPSVTTYVTLTQVTVSIMWMGITQRALDWCLTMRPTSSTSQRQTTVHRLPGALKRTPNGHFYTAPKKPMACLVCSPLTGMG